GCGCTCGTCGATGTTGTAGCATCCCTCGCGGATTTCGGACAATCTCGTAGGTTCGGCCCCGTACTCGTCCGGCGGACGTCCGGCGACCGCGTTAAGGCCCACATTGGTAGCCTCCGCACCCTCGAAGACCCACGCATCGGTACCGTCCTTGCGCTGAATCAGCTTGGGGACGGCGTCCTTGTATTTGGCTGGGATGTGATTGTCGAACAGCCTGGGCGGTTCGACCATGTGGTCGTCCACCGAGACCAGAACCATGTCGTTCATATTCATACTGAGTGCTTCCTTTCAGCTTCGATGGGATGCAGTTAAGACGTCGCGGTCACGTGCTTTTCGCGGCCGCCGCTTTGCATGGCCACCACCGTGATGCTGTTGCCGCCAAATACGTTGGCAGGGCGGGGGACCCGTCGACCCTGCTCTGCCGACGCGTCGTGAACGAGGTCTTTGATCACGGTTACGTATTTCCTGCCTTCGTTGCGAGTAGGACAAGCCGCAGCTCCACCGTCGGTGGCGACGTGGGTCGCTCCACGTTCGCTGCCGGTAGATCGCCTGGCGCTGGTTGCCTCACCGTGCACGGATAATCACCGCTGTCCGAAAGCCCTCATCTGGCATGGCGGTCGATTGACTCCAACGCATTCGGACTCTACGGTGAAACAAGTATTAGGTCAATGTCGACAATGCGGTGAGGAGGCTGCCCGGTGAGTGTCGACGACCATCACCAGCAGTCGCTCGGGATGTTGGCGTCAGCCCTTGCGGGGCGCCCACTCGCCGTCACCGCTGGAGTTGCAGGTGGGCCGTCCTGGACCGACGGACAGACCGTGTACGTCGATCCCTCCGCGCAGCCCCGTGCAACGCTAGAGGCGGTGGCCGTTCATGCGTCGATGCTTGCGGCAGGCAGCCTGGCGCCGGACATCGTTGACCGACTGATACGGCATCCCAAGCTTTGTCGCCGCTACTTTGCCGTCGAAGCGCACCGGGCTTTAGTCGCCAACGACGACTTGCTGCCGGCGAGGCTGACTGCGTTAGCAGATCGTGAGCTCGCCGCTCTCAGCTGCTCGGCCGCGGACTCTCTGACGATCGCTTCAGGCAAGACCGTAGCCGTCGAGCCGCCGCTCAATTTCGGAGTTATACGCGCGAAGAAGCTCGCCGCGGTTCTGAAGCGCGCCCCGGTCCAGGATGAGAAAGTCGGTCACGTTGCCCGAAAAGGGGCGAAGGGTGAGCTGCACGAACTCGCCGACGATGCTGTGGACGACAGCGACGATCCCGACATGTTTAGCAGTCCGGTAGGCGGTGGCGGCTTCATTGGCAAGTGGCTCAAGAAGATGCTGTCTTCGTCCCGAAAGTCGGGGAACGACCGGGGCGGCCCACCGGGGGCGGATACCCCGACCCACCGGACGAATTCAGCCAAGCGGGGCGCCTTTGCGGTTTCGTCGACTGCCTTGGCTGCCGAGGCGGATGTCGAACAGGACGGGATGAAGTATCCGGAATGGGACGCGAACCGCGGCGCATATCGTCCCGATTGGTGCACGGTCCGAGAGGTCGAGCCGGAAATCAAGCGTGCGGCGACCGAGGTCATCGAGTGCAGTAGCGGGGTGCGGCGCCCACTCGCAAGGCTCGGTGTGGGGTTACAGCGGCAACGCCGTCAGTACCAGGGCGACGACATCGACATTGACGCGGCCGTCGAAACGCGCGTCGAATTACTCGCAGGATCGGTGCCGTCTGATGCGGTCTATCTCGACAGCCTGCGGCGGCGCCGCGAGCTGTCAGTGCTGGTGCTATTGGACATCTCAGG
This genomic stretch from Mycobacterium paraterrae harbors:
- a CDS encoding nitric oxide reductase activation protein NorD translates to MLASALAGRPLAVTAGVAGGPSWTDGQTVYVDPSAQPRATLEAVAVHASMLAAGSLAPDIVDRLIRHPKLCRRYFAVEAHRALVANDDLLPARLTALADRELAALSCSAADSLTIASGKTVAVEPPLNFGVIRAKKLAAVLKRAPVQDEKVGHVARKGAKGELHELADDAVDDSDDPDMFSSPVGGGGFIGKWLKKMLSSSRKSGNDRGGPPGADTPTHRTNSAKRGAFAVSSTALAAEADVEQDGMKYPEWDANRGAYRPDWCTVREVEPEIKRAATEVIECSSGVRRPLARLGVGLQRQRRQYQGDDIDIDAAVETRVELLAGSVPSDAVYLDSLRRRRELSVLVLLDISGSAAEPGTLGRTVHQQQRTSAANLVVALHDLGDRVSLYGYYSQGRAAVRLVPVKRFEDHLDAAVFKRLNSLEPGAYSRLGAAIRHGSTVLDQRGGTPRRLLVVLSDGLAYDHGYEPAYGAADARRALDEARRRGIGCVCLTVGAATDVGSLRKVFGSTAHAAVGRPEQLPDVIGPLFRSAVRSAEMQRRAC